CAGATGCTCTACCACCATGGCTTCAAGGAGAGGGAGACACACATGACAGAAGTGAAATTGGTCCTACCATAGAGGATTATAAAAAACATTGCAAGTATTATAAATGATAATGATCGTACCATATggattatatcaaatattataagTATTATAAATGATAATGGTCCTATGGACACCTCAGATATTTTGtgcaagattttttaaaagagagaGTTGAttagcaacaaaaaaaaataatcttgtcATAGTTTTAAACCTGTGAATTATATACCGGGTAAAGGTTCAATAAATAGTAACAGTGTATGTTCTTACTCATGATACAGTTATGGTAGCTTTCTAGTTAATTGTTCTCAATGTTTTAATTGCAGTAGAAAAAGAGAAATCCAGAAAATTACCAGCCGGTAGAGTAGGTGCCAAGTTTGACCGATCTGGTTCCTTGTCATCACAGTGGTTACCATCCTTTGGGAGAGTATGGAATACAGGGAGGAGACAGCAATCAGAGTAAgttatatttcttatttaaaggtttcaaaagagggacaaaaaATACCAGAGCGACattttaaactcataaatcaaaaacaaactgacaatacaATAGTAcataagacacaacatagaaaactaaagactaagcaacacgaaccccaccaaaaactagtaGTAATCTGAGGTGCTttagaagggtaagcagatcctgctccacatgtggcaccgattgtgttgctcatgttattacaaacttggtaaatagtataatttggtaggtcacactCTTGAAAAGGAACAAGATTGTAGTTAAGACaaaaggaacatatccaatatctTCTGTGAAATGGATATATTCCATtacagtcaaccaactcatgatagCATCCGAAAAGTTaatgaagggatgatttcaacttcactatttggaaatcttggttttatagcttcctTTCAATATAGCTTAAGACATGTTAAACGTTTCTCCATCGTATGTTTTTGTCCTGATAAGCTGCAGTTACACACGAATAATTTCTGTTCATCTATCATTGTTATCTGTGCCACTATTTGTAAATCCAGATCTCTTTTGAAACAGCTGGACAGaattcaatcaacttgaaaggGTTGTGTCGAGcatgcaacttttgttgcagaaagctcaacatagggatagtgatctggcggcggcgttagctaacttcttaaaagctttatattttagaaggtagaagacctggatgcttcatactttgtatatagattcctcatgttacgaacttttcGTCAGTTACATGTCCAATGTCCCTGgcctcattttcttggttcagtgacttcttgaaaaaaagttaagattttttgtaatgttaaattctctcttattataagtaattggataactatatttggtatgtgtgtaccttgcaaggtcctcatgcccatcAGCCAGTCCtaatttcatggatcagtgaacaaggttaagttttggtggtcaagtccatatctcagatactataagcaataggtcttgtatattctgtgtatggaaggactgtaagatgtcatctgaccttgacctcattttcatggttcagtggttatagttaagtttttgtgttttgatctgtttttttttatactatatgcaataggtctactgtatttggtgtatggaatgattgtaaggtgatcatgtctagctgacatgtgtcacctgaccttgacctcattttcatggtgtagtggtcaaagttaagtttttgagttttggtctatttttctaatactttatgcattaggtcaactatatttggtgtatggaaatattttatgatctatatgtctgttacgcaggttttatttgaccttgacctcattttcacggtccattgctaagggttcagtgtttgtgttttggtctctttttctaaatttataagcaataagtcaactatatttgttgtattgaagaattgttagctgtacatgtctgcctggcatggtttatctgaccttgacctcattttcatggttcattgatcaatgtttcgttttcttggttaatgttgagtttatgtgacagttgtaataaagctttatatttaggtctatcaacataatatcaatgattagtaaagaaggcaaaacatttcagtgtgtgcactcttgtctaTAAAGCATCAAATTTGCAACTATTCTATTTTTCATGCAAGTGATTTTGTAGGTTTCCCAAAACATGGACCAAGATACTGAATTAGTAATTTCTGCCTTTATCTGTATGCTTATGTAATCTCAAAAACCAAGAAGCCATTGAAACAGACTCCTGATATATGGTTACATGGAAATAAATCGAAAATCTTTGTGATTTTTAATCTGTCTAAAACCAGTTTTGTGAAAGACAATATAACTGATTGAAACCATATAAAAAAGACATACCATatagtaaacagaaaaaaatgtaaatgctTCATCTATTTGGACTTAATTTCAgtcataaaatattacaatttgataatttaatgCTTTTTGCCTGAAgttcattttgacaaatttaccctagaggggggataggaggggtcctgattcCGAAATCCTGGacttaaaaaaaacgaaatccagaggtcctgaatttaaataaagtaaatcctgaagtcgtgaaataaaaaaaaaaaggattcccGGATCCCTAAATCCcgatcttaaaaacacctgatcccgaagtcccaataaaggtcctatccccccttaCCCTAGTGTCCTAAGCTAATGGCAATCTTGAGAATTTAGAACTAGTTGTATATGATTGACCTTCAGTATTACTCCTATTGTGTATGGACAGATTTGTAGTGTTAGATTGATATTGATGAAACTTTACCTTATTTGTTTTCAGGATCTTCTTCAGGAAAGAATTAGGCATGTCAAACACAACAGCTGATGTACACAACAAGTATGATGTTAGCGAGGAGAAAACTAGTAATAAAACTCAAGTGTCAGTTAACATTAGACCATATGTAAAGAAGAAACGAGTTTGTGAAACAGTCACAAACAATGAAATGGAGAGACAGCCGAATTCTGAATTACAACCTTATCAACACTCTTATCAAAATACAAGCAATGGAATTGAGAGACTGTCAAACTCTGATCTACAAAATCATCACCATTCTTACCAGGCTACCAGAACACATATCCAACCATACATAAGGAAAAATATGATATCTGACAGGACTATGAACAATTTACCTAACAATAATTGTAATATGCCAAACATACATAACTTTCAAAGTTTGGGACAGGTTTATAATACTGTGGGTCACCCTGGTCAAGGTGCACCTTGGTATGGAAGAAATAATGAACAACAATATTACAACTTTCAAGAACAGAATAGAACTGATATACCAAATAACTACAACGCAATGAGTAGTTGTATTCCGCCTTCAAGTACTGCATCAATGCCATATACTTAGTGAAA
This is a stretch of genomic DNA from Mytilus trossulus isolate FHL-02 chromosome 6, PNRI_Mtr1.1.1.hap1, whole genome shotgun sequence. It encodes these proteins:
- the LOC134721065 gene encoding centrosomal AT-AC splicing factor-like — translated: MRILQKFSEKVKSAKTTLDSPDLHETGFEIGAKFWCYFCVDEFDKHLQLDTCIVKFGGLLEHITLDTHRTAVYMFLRQHRLDEEKQQAAQFLLSQDALIKFKEATVLKLRKYEERKRNTLKMESKHIEEEETRRRMMCHEFMSEPQLERNNKTSSRSNEPRSVPNVQRKATLSAHGEGLTFIGTQKLGPVEDNVHTDALPPWLQGEGDTHDRSEIGPTIEDYKKHLEKEKSRKLPAGRVGAKFDRSGSLSSQWLPSFGRVWNTGRRQQSEIFFRKELGMSNTTADVHNKYDVSEEKTSNKTQVSVNIRPYVKKKRVCETVTNNEMERQPNSELQPYQHSYQNTSNGIERLSNSDLQNHHHSYQATRTHIQPYIRKNMISDRTMNNLPNNNCNMPNIHNFQSLGQVYNTVGHPGQGAPWYGRNNEQQYYNFQEQNRTDIPNNYNAMSSCIPPSSTASMPYT